A window from Kluyveromyces lactis strain NRRL Y-1140 chromosome E complete sequence encodes these proteins:
- a CDS encoding fatty acid desaturase (conserved hypothetical protein) has protein sequence MSRVLSRRDIADRIAKGQTIVIYEDSVLNLDKWIKFHPGGDKSIYHMIGRDATDEMNAYHDDQTITKFKIWKIGRIDYPWENMLPPIQGGRFSKIDERDDIGDYDINLTSKWRSVDESNQYTKIPKNDRLASEAEVKIYPKIPQGVVPSLDLKEAYEKKIVVDPAIVSENYDNERVYEDLTNFPSLDVKNQEWIASEYRKLHGEITAAGLYQCNYVRYLKEFLRIGTLFGISFYLLSLKWFAISAICLGFAWQQLVFIAHDAGHISITHNYQVDNIIGMTVASWIGGLSLGWWKRNHNVHHLVTNDPVHDPDIQHLPFFAVSTRLFHNVYSTYYDKFLWFDKFAQKVVPIQHYLYYPILCFGRFNLYRLSWMHVLLGQGPRRGKAAWFRYYELAGLSFFNYWFFYLIIYKQMPTNAERFKYVMISHIATMIVHVQITLSHFAMSTSDLGVTESFPMRQLRTSMDVDCPRWLDFFHGGLQFQVIHHLFPRLPRHNLRDAQSLVIKFCDKVGIKYSIYGFAAGNDVVISHLQQIAQQAHTMLECAKTMKKEATDTEFHTNKHVLAANVNEKRKQE, from the coding sequence TAAGGGCCAGACGATTGTAATATATGAAGATTCGGTCCTGAACCTGGATAAATGGATCAAGTTTCACCCTGGCGGTGACAAATCTATTTATCATATGATCGGTCGCGATGCGACCGATGAGATGAATGCATACCATGACGATCAGACCATAACAAAATTTAAGATATGGAAAATTGGCCGCATTGATTATCCATGGGAGAATATGCTGCCTCCGATTCAAGGTGGTAGGTTTTCGAAGATTGATGAGAGGGACGACATCGGTGATTATGACATCAATCTCACATCGAAGTGGAGATCTGTCGATGAATCCAATCAATACACTAAGATACCTAAAAATGATAGGCTGGCAAGTGAAGCTGAGGTGAAGATTTATCCGAAAATACCTCAAGGCGTTGTACCATCtcttgatttgaaagaagcatatgagaagaaaattgtgGTGGATCCAGCAATTGTGTCAGAAAACTACGATAACGAACGTGTTTACGAAGATTTGACGAATTTCCCATCGTTAGACGTTAAGAACCAGGAATGGATCGCATCAGAGTACAGGAAATTGCATGGAGAAATTACTGCTGCTGGTTTGTACCAATGCAACTATGTGCGctatttgaaagagttcCTGCGAATTGGTACTCTCTTTGGAATCTCATTCTACTTGTTGTCGTTGAAATGGTTTGCTATATCTGCCATTTGCTTGGGATTCGCATGGCAACAACTTGTTTTCATTGCTCATGATGCCGGCCATATTTCAATCACACATAACTATCAGGTCGATAATATCATAGGCATGACTGTTGCTTCATGGATCGGAGGATTGTCGTTGGGTTGGTGGAAGAGAAACCATAACGTGCATCATTTAGTGACTAATGACCCAGTACACGACCCAGATATCCAGCATTTGCCATTCTTTGCGGTCAGCACACGTTTATTCCACAATGTTTATTCTACCTATTACGACaagtttctttggtttgaTAAATTTGCCCAAAAAGTCGTCCCAATTCAACACTATCTTTACTACCCAATTCTTTGCTTTGGTAGATTCAACCTTTATCGGTTGAGTTGGATGCATGTTCTCTTGGGTCAAGGTCCCAGAAGGGGAAAAGCTGCTTGGTTCAGATATTACGAACTGGCTGGGctttcctttttcaattattgGTTCTTTTATCTAATCATTTACAAACAAATGCCGACAAATGCAGAACGTTTCAAATATGTTATGATATCACACATCGCTACCATGATTGTGCACGTCCAAATAACATTATCACATTTTGCGATGTCTACATCTGACCTTGGAGTCACTGAAAGCTTCCCCATGAGACAGTTGAGAACATCAATGGATGTAGATTGCCCTAGATGGcttgatttcttccatgGTGGTTTGCAATTCCAGGTAATTCATCACCTTTTCCCAAGGCTACCAAGACATAATTTGAGAGACGCACAATCACTAGTGATAAAATTCTGTGATAAAGTTGGCATCAAATATTCGATCTATGGGTTTGCTGCTGGAAATGATGTCGTCAtttctcatcttcaacaaattgcCCAGCAAGCCCACACTATGCTGGAATGTGCCAAAACAATGAAGAAGGAAGCTACGGATACAGAATTTCATACTAATAAGCATGTGCTTGCTGCAAATGTCAATGAAAAAAGGAAGCAAGAATAA